The genomic stretch ATACCCGCCAGACGGACTGGGATTCTGGCGAGTGGCACGGAACAATCCAGCCCGACGGAGAGCCGCGTCGCGACAACAAGGCACACCCCTGGAAGGGTGGCTACCACAACGGACGCGCTTTGGTGGAAGCCCTGGAGCGGATCGCAGCACTCTCGGCTGGGGACTGAGGCTTCAACGTGGGTAGCACGTCAGGTAGCGAGGGGGGGCGTTAGGACCGCGCGGCCTGAAGGCCGCGCGCGCTATACGTCCGAGAAGTGCAGCGCGGTGCCGGAATCGGGCCAGATCATGCCGCAAAGAGCCGTATTGTACCTTCCCTTTTCTCCTCTTGTGCGGTACATACGAAGCTAGCAGAACACACAAGCACATGCATGCGCCGCGATCTTGCCGAGGCCCGGGCGGCCCGAGCCGGTCGCGCGTGTGGACGCATAGCCATCAACGGGCAGCGGCGTCCAGACCGCACCCTTCCTGACCGGAGTCGTCTGCAATGGGACGCTTTCGACGAATTTTTGCTGCCGGTGCCGCGACCTGGCTCGTTGCGGCGACCGCCTGGGCGCAGAGTGCGCAGATTCAAGGACGACTGGTCGACGCGCAAGGCGGCGCCATACCCGGCGCGCAGGTCTCAGCGATAGACGAGGATAAAGGGCTCGTCACGCGCGAGACGACATCGGACGCCAGCGGGTTCTTCCAGCTCGTGGCCCTCTTGCGCGGCCGTTACACGGTGCGCGCCGAGCTCAGCGGGTTCAAGACCGTCGAGCGCGGTGAGCTCGTGCTGGATCCCAACCAGGTGCTCGAGCTGGGCGACCTCACACTGGAAGTAGGCGCCGTCACCGAGACCGTCGAGGTGCAGGTTCAGATGCCGGTCGTCGAAACCGGGACGAGCCAGAAATCCTACACGATCTCGGATACGCAGGTCCGCGAGCTGAGCTTGAACGGCCGCGACTTCACCTCCTTGCTCAAGACCCTCCCGGGCGTGGCCACCAACGAGACCGGGTTCCTCCTTCGCTTCAACGCCACGACCGGCTTCAACGTCAATGGGCTCCGCGACAGCATGAACAACGTCATGCTCGACGGAACGCCCAACACCGACACCGGCGCAAACGATGGGCAGTACACACAGCTCAGCCTGGACGCCGTCGGTGAGTTCAAGCTCCAAAGCTCCAGCTACAACGCCGAGTTCGGCCGCAATCCAGGCGCGCTCATCACGGCGACCACCAGGAGCGGAGGACAGCAATTCAGAGGCACGCTGTACGGATTCCGCCGCGATGGGAAGTGGGACGCCGTGCCGCACGACTCACTGACCGGTGAGCGGGTGCCGCTCGACTACAACCAGGCGGGCGGGAACTTCGGAGGCTGGGTGCCGATTCCCGGCATCTCGAGCGCGAGCAACAAGAAGCTGTTCTTCTTCTTCAACCACGAGTCGACCCGTGCGGACCGACCCGCCGAATCGATTCTCGAAGTCCTGCACCCGGACCTCCTCAACGGCGACTTCGGGCGGCTCTTGCGCTTCAACGACGATGGCACGCCGGTGACCTTCGAAGGGACGAACCTCAATGTCGGCACGGTGTTCAAGCCGGGCACCATCGTTCGGGACTCTGCAAACGCGATCATTGGGGGCGAGCCGTATCCGAACAACATCATTCCGACGTCGGAGTGGAACGGCAATGCGCAGGGCTTCCTCAACGTTCTGAACCAAATATATGGGCAAGTGGATATATCAAGCGCTGAGGCGGTTCCTGGCACGCCCCAGCTTCTCAGGGTCCCCTTCGACGTGGTGAACGAGTTCAGCAAGGATCAGGAGGTGCTGCGCGTCGACTATCAGGCATCCGCGAGCACGAGCATGTTCTTCCGCATGGTGCTCGACTCGCAGCGGGAGGGACAACCCCGCGGTATCTTCTCGACCCAGACCTTCCCTGTGATCCCCATGTTCCGGGAGAAGCCAGGACAGAGCTACTCGTTCAACCTGTACAACGTCGTCTCACCGAGCGTCACCAACGAGCTGATCATCGGCGTGACGAATCTGGATCAGGTGGTGGATAAATTCGAGGACTTGCCGACGGATCGTTACGATCGCGATCTCTTGGGCTTCACCATGGGCGATCTCTACCCCGTCGGGGCGCACGGTGGACCGGTGAACCCGTACAACAAGTTCCCGAACTTCAACTGCGGCGAGAGCTGCGCATTCAGCCCGTTTCCGTTGACCTGGCGGTCCGAAGCGCCCGAGATCGCCATCACGGACAACGTGACGTGGCAGCGGGGCGAGCACACCTACAAGACCGGCATCTTCTTCAACATGGCGTTCAAAGCGCAGCAGCCGTCGTGGACCATGGGCAACTTGGATTTCAATCCCAACGAGCAGAACATCAACGAGACCAACTATGGCCTCGCGAATCTGCTGCTGGGCAACTACACGACCTATCAACAGTCCGACGGCATCTACTACGGTGATTTCCGGTACATCGGGGCCGAAGGCTACGTGCAGGATACATGGCGCGTGAACCCACGGCTGACGCTGGACTACGGGCTACGCCTCTCGTATCTTGGTCCGACATACTCCACCGGACAATTTCTGCAGAACTATTTCGTGCCAGAGGCCTACGATGCGTCTCAGGCCGTGGATATCTTCACTGGAGCCGGCGTGCTGCGCGGCAGTGTCATCCCCGGCACGGGCAATCCGTTCAACGGTATGGTCGAGGAAGGCTCATCGGGTCTCCCGAAAGGAGGCATCGAGAACACCGTCGATTTTGCACCACGCGCGGGCCTCTCCTGGGATGTGAAGGGCGACGGACAGACGGCGGTCAGGGCCGGCGTCGGCATCTTCTACGAGCGCTTCCGCCAGAACACCCTGAACTTCGACGGCTTGGGCAGCCCGCCGCTCAGTTACACGCCTCGCCTCTTCGGCGGGAACGTCGACGACATCGCCCCGGAGCTCGTGAGCGCCGGCGTGCGCTTCCCGGTGGGCACGGTAGGCGTCGCCCGCGAGGGACATCCGCCCCGCGTGTACTCGTGGTATGCGGGCGTGCAACACCAGTTGCCGTGGAACTTCGCAATCGATGCGTCGTACATCGGCAACCGAGGCACGAACCTCGCCTATCAGCGAAACATCAATCAGCTCCCGCTCGGTTCCACGATCGCGAATCCGCCCCCTGGTGGAGTCAACGACGCAGTACGTCCTTTCTTGGGCTATACAAACGTGACCAGTGTCGAATTCGGCGCGGAGAGCGACTACCACGGGTTGCAGGCACGCCTGACCCGCCGCTTTGGCGACCGCTTCACCGCAAACGTGGGCTACACGCTGTCTCGCGCACAAAGCCACGTCGACGCCGACGGCACGACGATCGATTACTTCTTGGATCTCGAGCGCCAGTGGGGACTGGCGGGATTCGACCGGTTGCAAATGCTGACCCTCGACTATGTATATGAGCTGCCGGACATCGGGACGCTGTGGGTCGACAACGCCATCGGCCGGGTGCTCCTCAACGGCTGGCAGATCTCCGGCGTCAGCCGGTTCTGGAGCGGCACGCCGCTCACGATTACGTCGAACGGCAACCCCGGAACGACCGGCGGAGGCGTGCGCGCGGAGCACCTCGGCGGTGATCTCTATCCTGCCGAGAAAACGCGCGATACCTGGTTCAATCCCCTCGCGTTCGGCCGGCCAGCCGATGGTACGCTCGGCACCACGCCCAAAGGCTTCCTGCGAGGGCCCGGTATCAATCAGTGGGACATCTCGCTCTTCAAGAACACGCGCGTGAACGACCGCGTCACCATTCAGTTTCGGCTCGAGACGTTCAACGCGTTCAATCAAGTCCAGTTCGACGGCATCGAGACGGGGATCGACGTCCCCAACGCTGGTCAAGCCGTGACGGGTGCGACCCGCGAAGACACGGGCCGGGTCACGACGTTTCGCGCGCCACGCCAAATTCAGGCGGGGCTGAAGATTTACTTCTGAGGCGGGCTGAAGCGGTGGGGGCAGGGCGTGACAGGGTGACAGGGTGATGGGGTGACTAGGTGACGGGGCGGTTCGGTAATCGGGGGTGGAAGGCGAACGACGCGGGCTCTTCCCTCGAAGCAAAGCCGCGTACGCTCGAGCCGCCCCATCACCTTGTCACCCCCTCACCCCCTCACCCTGTCACCTCATCACTCCCTCACCTGCTCACCCTGCTGCTAATCGCCGCTGTTGGCGGCGCTGCCCTGGCCCAGACCCCACCCGGCTCCCCCGCTGGCGGCGCGAGCACGGCCGGTGTGTTTGCACCGGTCAAGGACAAGGAATCACGACCGATCACAGCGGGTGGGTTCGTCGAAGATGCGCCCGTCGTCTTCGAAGACCGTACGCGCGGCTCCGGCTTGGAGCAGTTTCGCCATGTCTCCGGCTCTCCCCAAAAACAGTTCATCTTGGAAGCTCCGTCCGGGGGTGTCGCGCTCGTCGACATCGACAACGACGGCTGGCTGGACGTCTATCTCCTGAACGGCAGCACCGTCGAAGCTCTCGACGGCAGCACCGCCGCGCCGCACGCAATGCTGCTTCGTAACAACGGCGATCTCACCTTTACCGACATCACGACCCGCGCTGGCGTGGCGAACGAGCGGTGGGGATTTGGCGTGGCCGCGGGCGATTTCAACAACGACGGCTGGCTCGACCTCTACGTGACGAACTTCGGCGAGAACCGCCTCTATCGCAACAACCGAGACGGAACCTTCACCGATGTGGCGGCAGCGATGGGCGTCGCGGGCGGAGGCTGGTCGACCGGCGCCAGCTTTGGCGACTACGATCGTGACGGCCGGCTCGATCTCTTCGTCGCCGGCTACGTCGATGTGGACGCGAGCCGCCCGCCGACGCCAACCGAGCTTTCGGATGGCCGCACCTCTTGCTCGTATCGCGGCGAGTCCGTCATGTGCGGCCCGCGCGGGCTCGAGGGCGCGCCCGATCGCCTGTACCGCAATACGGGCTCACGCTTCGTCGATGTGACCGACCAAGCTGGCGTCGCCGATGCCGAGCGCTACTATGGATTTGCCGTGGCGTGGGCCGACGTAGACCAAGACGAGGCGCTCGACTTGCTGGTGGTTAACGATTCCACGCCCAACTACCTGTACCGGAACCGTGGAAACGGCACGTTCGAGGAGGTGGGATTTCCCTCCGGCTTCGCGCTCAACGAGGAGGGACGCGAGCAGGCTGGAATGGGACTCGCCATCGGCGACTACGACAACGACGGCGACCTCGACACCTACATCACGAATTTCTCAGACGATTCGAACACGCTTCGGCGCAACGATGGGCGCGGCTCGTTTGTCGATGTCACGGCGCAGAGCGGCCTTCGCCTGCCGACGATGCCGTTTCTCGGCTGGGGCACCGGCTTTCTCGATGTGGACAACGACGGCTGGCTGGACCTGTTCGTGGCGAACGGGCACCTCTATCCACAGGTTGATCGGTTCGACTGGGGCATGACCTGGGCGCAGCGCCCCCTTCTCTTCCGCAACCGCGGCGGAGAGCGCTTCGAGGAGGTGCCCGCTGCCCCCAGTGGCGGGCTCGCCACGCTGGTATCGGCCCGGGGCGCGGCGTTTGGCGATCTCGATCGCGACGGGCGGGTCGATGTCGTCCTGAACAACCATGATGGAGCGCCGACGCTGCTGCACAATGTCTCGACCGCCGGCCATTGGTTGTCGCTCCGGCTGGTGGGCGCTCCCGGCGGCCGGCGCGACGCCATTGGGGCGTCGGTAACCGTCAGGGCGGGCGACATGAGCTGGCGCCGCGATGTCATGAGCGGTGGAAGCTATTGCTCGCAATCGGACCTCGCCGTGCACGTGGGACTGGGCCGCATGACGCGCATCGCGTCGATCACCGTCCGATGGCCAAGCGGAGAAGAGGAAGCGTTCTCCGTGCCGGGGATCGATCGACATGTGACGTTGGTCCAGGGCAGCGGCTCAGCGCAAGCGCCATGACACGATGTTGGAGAGTGCTGTGGCTTTGCGTGGTCTGGGCCGTGCTGCCGGCCCCGGCCTCCGCGCAGGCCCTGGACGACCGAGCGCTGGCCAGCTTCCGCCGTGGCGTGGCAGCGCAAGAGCGCGGGGCATGGGAGGCAGCCCGGCAGGCATACCAGCAGGCCATCGAGGCGGCGCCCGAGCTGGCGGCGGCTCACGCCAATCTTGGGGTGGTGCTCGCCCGACTCGACCAGTACGCTGCGGCCGTCGCCTCCTACGAGCGTGCGCTGGCCATTGCGCCAGACCTCCAGGCCGCTCGCATCAATCTGGGCTTGGCGCACTTCCGGGCCGGCGAGATCGAACGTGCGGTCGACACGTTCGAGCAGGCCTTGGCGCGCGACAGCACCTCCCTGCACGTTCGACAGCTCCTCGGTCTCGCGTTGGTCGATGCGGGACGCGAGGCGGAGGCCATCCCACATCTCGAAGTGGCGCGAGCGGCGGCAGAAGAGGATCCAGCCATCCTGTTCGCCCTCGGACGCGCCTACGCCGCACGAGGGGATCCAAGGGTCGACGAAGTCGCGACCCAGCTCTCGACGAGCCCTGGCGGCCGGCCGCTGTGGCAACATCTGCGGGGACTGTTGCTTCAGCGCCAGGGCCGACACCGCGAAGCCATCACTGCGCTCGAGGCGGCGCGCACCGCGCAGCCCGAGCTGCCGGGCGCCTCGCTCGCGGTGGGGATCAGCCAGCTCGCGGTGGGTGACGAGGCTCTGGCGCGCGAGGCGTTCGAAAGAGCCCAGCGAGACGCGCCACGCGACGGCGCTCCTCTCTTCTATCTCGCATGGATCGAGGAGCGGGCCGGTCGTCTCGTCCAAGCGCGACAGCGCCTCGAAGAGGCATTGCTACTGGATGCCGGCCTCGTCGAGGCCCGGGCGCTACTCGGCAAGGTGCTGCTCCGCCAGCAGGCTCCCTCCGAGGCAGTTCGCCACCTGGACAAGGCTGCGGGCGCGAAGCCGGAAGACGCGTCGATCCGGTACCTGCTCGCGCAGGCTCATCAGCGTGCTGGCGACGGCGAGGCGGCCGCCCGTCACTTCGACGAAGCGCGTCGCCTGAAGGCTCGTGAGGTCGCGCGCGAGCGGGCGGTGACGCGATAATCATGAGGCCTACCATGATCCTCGTCCGGGTGATAGCGATTGTCTTGCTCTGCGGCGTCCTAGCATGGGCCCGTAGTAGCGAGGGGCC from Luteitalea sp. encodes the following:
- a CDS encoding TonB-dependent receptor plug domain-containing protein codes for the protein MGRFRRIFAAGAATWLVAATAWAQSAQIQGRLVDAQGGAIPGAQVSAIDEDKGLVTRETTSDASGFFQLVALLRGRYTVRAELSGFKTVERGELVLDPNQVLELGDLTLEVGAVTETVEVQVQMPVVETGTSQKSYTISDTQVRELSLNGRDFTSLLKTLPGVATNETGFLLRFNATTGFNVNGLRDSMNNVMLDGTPNTDTGANDGQYTQLSLDAVGEFKLQSSSYNAEFGRNPGALITATTRSGGQQFRGTLYGFRRDGKWDAVPHDSLTGERVPLDYNQAGGNFGGWVPIPGISSASNKKLFFFFNHESTRADRPAESILEVLHPDLLNGDFGRLLRFNDDGTPVTFEGTNLNVGTVFKPGTIVRDSANAIIGGEPYPNNIIPTSEWNGNAQGFLNVLNQIYGQVDISSAEAVPGTPQLLRVPFDVVNEFSKDQEVLRVDYQASASTSMFFRMVLDSQREGQPRGIFSTQTFPVIPMFREKPGQSYSFNLYNVVSPSVTNELIIGVTNLDQVVDKFEDLPTDRYDRDLLGFTMGDLYPVGAHGGPVNPYNKFPNFNCGESCAFSPFPLTWRSEAPEIAITDNVTWQRGEHTYKTGIFFNMAFKAQQPSWTMGNLDFNPNEQNINETNYGLANLLLGNYTTYQQSDGIYYGDFRYIGAEGYVQDTWRVNPRLTLDYGLRLSYLGPTYSTGQFLQNYFVPEAYDASQAVDIFTGAGVLRGSVIPGTGNPFNGMVEEGSSGLPKGGIENTVDFAPRAGLSWDVKGDGQTAVRAGVGIFYERFRQNTLNFDGLGSPPLSYTPRLFGGNVDDIAPELVSAGVRFPVGTVGVAREGHPPRVYSWYAGVQHQLPWNFAIDASYIGNRGTNLAYQRNINQLPLGSTIANPPPGGVNDAVRPFLGYTNVTSVEFGAESDYHGLQARLTRRFGDRFTANVGYTLSRAQSHVDADGTTIDYFLDLERQWGLAGFDRLQMLTLDYVYELPDIGTLWVDNAIGRVLLNGWQISGVSRFWSGTPLTITSNGNPGTTGGGVRAEHLGGDLYPAEKTRDTWFNPLAFGRPADGTLGTTPKGFLRGPGINQWDISLFKNTRVNDRVTIQFRLETFNAFNQVQFDGIETGIDVPNAGQAVTGATREDTGRVTTFRAPRQIQAGLKIYF
- a CDS encoding CRTAC1 family protein, with the translated sequence MLTLLLIAAVGGAALAQTPPGSPAGGASTAGVFAPVKDKESRPITAGGFVEDAPVVFEDRTRGSGLEQFRHVSGSPQKQFILEAPSGGVALVDIDNDGWLDVYLLNGSTVEALDGSTAAPHAMLLRNNGDLTFTDITTRAGVANERWGFGVAAGDFNNDGWLDLYVTNFGENRLYRNNRDGTFTDVAAAMGVAGGGWSTGASFGDYDRDGRLDLFVAGYVDVDASRPPTPTELSDGRTSCSYRGESVMCGPRGLEGAPDRLYRNTGSRFVDVTDQAGVADAERYYGFAVAWADVDQDEALDLLVVNDSTPNYLYRNRGNGTFEEVGFPSGFALNEEGREQAGMGLAIGDYDNDGDLDTYITNFSDDSNTLRRNDGRGSFVDVTAQSGLRLPTMPFLGWGTGFLDVDNDGWLDLFVANGHLYPQVDRFDWGMTWAQRPLLFRNRGGERFEEVPAAPSGGLATLVSARGAAFGDLDRDGRVDVVLNNHDGAPTLLHNVSTAGHWLSLRLVGAPGGRRDAIGASVTVRAGDMSWRRDVMSGGSYCSQSDLAVHVGLGRMTRIASITVRWPSGEEEAFSVPGIDRHVTLVQGSGSAQAP
- a CDS encoding tetratricopeptide repeat protein; translated protein: MAKRRRGSVLRAGDRSTCDVGPGQRLSASAMTRCWRVLWLCVVWAVLPAPASAQALDDRALASFRRGVAAQERGAWEAARQAYQQAIEAAPELAAAHANLGVVLARLDQYAAAVASYERALAIAPDLQAARINLGLAHFRAGEIERAVDTFEQALARDSTSLHVRQLLGLALVDAGREAEAIPHLEVARAAAEEDPAILFALGRAYAARGDPRVDEVATQLSTSPGGRPLWQHLRGLLLQRQGRHREAITALEAARTAQPELPGASLAVGISQLAVGDEALAREAFERAQRDAPRDGAPLFYLAWIEERAGRLVQARQRLEEALLLDAGLVEARALLGKVLLRQQAPSEAVRHLDKAAGAKPEDASIRYLLAQAHQRAGDGEAAARHFDEARRLKAREVARERAVTR